The following are encoded together in the Acidicapsa ligni genome:
- a CDS encoding Rne/Rng family ribonuclease yields the protein MAKEICISSTPHETRLAILEDDQLAEIYYERENEYTLAGSVYKGRVTRVLPGMQSAFVDIGLERDAFLYVTDFLEMEDQEDTDEVERAAANGDTHRPQMAAPVAQQGQQAQAAQRAPRNEEQRGEREGRGGRDGRPRRGEPRLAEPRQATPVETEGQTAAQFSVTSAVSSTAQAGAQADEFAIPASVADAAAQQDEAEDQGARRLRGRRRRRGGRGRDEAGQAAGAVAPAGEPTEELIVADEEEEAETPRLEFEAAASAPRAVSSREAAPERHRQRSAEPVQTSAATTPFLLPGESLGKYGSAPIVPTPSRLVLSELPPDTSDPLPERTAAKPSTLIEHEIAWDGKGLMPGESIARHRRAEPEVKVSHDIPVNIPVKAEAEIAAEPVSVAEPVSALADHSGEISEPVVEAAEGFEEVHALPVAEISSGIPSGMHEEEFEEEELEFSDEDAVAEVGAEEEANAAEQFTEAESEHAHEGHDGDISASHNVDPLPPSGFRLKDLFGSRKKEEEVEPPAPVQKTVTAVSAYAPGAGLVEEEVIEDEEYEFTPLKAHHGEEHDLEELEEETLQQQIRSGALGEMLQEAHMDHRILIDSDDEEDAEEEGAPAVGGGRSAAAPGRDRGDRSGGRGRRGGRGPGGAGSSGGSGGDGRRGPSRRSAQTSDLPIISDLLKPGQEILVQIAKEPIAKKGARITSHIALPGRFLVFMPTVSHIGVSRKIASDEERQRLKRILVSEKGDATGGFIVRTAAEGATEEELRADLRFLINLWNDIKQRADTSKSPALIYHDLNLIERILRDQVSDNFSHIWVDSEADYERIVRFLNRFSPDLVRRVKLYTKEIPLFEHFGIQDEISKALRSKVWLKSGGSIVINQTEALVAIDINTGKYVGKTARLEDTILKTNLDSIPEIVRQIRLRDLGGIIVIDFIDMDERKNRTRVMAALEEALKQDRAPTKVLQFNDFGLVAITRKRVKQSLERTLSVPCPVCQATGMVKSAATVANEIYIEVRKMRKHFDQTEVLLRVNPETAKALKANNARWLTELEDLAGKNVLIKSDATLHPEQFDIQG from the coding sequence ATGGCCAAGGAAATATGTATCTCCAGCACGCCGCACGAAACGCGGCTTGCGATATTGGAAGATGATCAGCTCGCAGAGATTTACTACGAGCGGGAAAATGAATATACACTCGCAGGCTCGGTTTACAAGGGCCGCGTAACCCGGGTTCTTCCGGGCATGCAATCCGCGTTTGTGGATATAGGGCTGGAACGCGATGCGTTTCTCTATGTCACGGACTTTCTGGAGATGGAAGACCAGGAAGATACGGACGAGGTAGAGAGAGCAGCGGCGAACGGGGACACGCATCGTCCGCAGATGGCAGCGCCTGTGGCTCAACAGGGACAGCAGGCACAGGCTGCACAGCGCGCGCCTCGCAATGAGGAGCAGCGTGGGGAGCGAGAGGGCCGCGGTGGCCGGGATGGCCGTCCACGGCGCGGAGAGCCTCGGCTGGCAGAGCCACGGCAGGCAACTCCAGTAGAGACAGAGGGGCAGACTGCTGCTCAATTTTCAGTAACTTCGGCTGTGTCTTCAACTGCGCAGGCAGGTGCGCAGGCGGATGAGTTTGCGATTCCGGCGTCGGTTGCGGATGCTGCCGCTCAGCAGGATGAGGCCGAGGATCAGGGTGCTCGCCGTTTGCGCGGGCGTCGTCGACGACGCGGCGGACGCGGACGGGATGAGGCGGGTCAGGCTGCCGGTGCTGTTGCGCCTGCCGGCGAACCTACGGAAGAGCTTATTGTTGCGGATGAGGAAGAGGAAGCGGAGACTCCTCGGTTGGAGTTTGAGGCTGCGGCTTCTGCGCCACGAGCGGTTAGTTCTCGGGAGGCTGCTCCGGAGCGGCATAGGCAGAGGTCGGCTGAGCCGGTTCAGACTTCGGCGGCTACCACGCCATTTCTGCTGCCGGGTGAGTCGCTGGGAAAATATGGCTCGGCACCGATCGTTCCTACTCCGAGCCGGTTGGTTCTGAGCGAGCTTCCGCCGGATACTTCCGATCCATTGCCGGAGCGGACGGCGGCGAAGCCATCCACCTTGATTGAGCATGAGATTGCCTGGGACGGCAAGGGGCTGATGCCTGGCGAGTCGATTGCCCGCCATCGCAGGGCTGAGCCGGAGGTCAAGGTTAGCCACGATATTCCGGTCAACATTCCGGTTAAGGCTGAGGCGGAAATCGCTGCAGAGCCTGTCAGTGTTGCAGAACCTGTGAGTGCCCTGGCGGATCATTCCGGTGAGATTTCGGAGCCGGTGGTTGAGGCTGCTGAAGGGTTTGAGGAAGTTCATGCGTTGCCGGTGGCTGAAATTTCGAGCGGAATACCGAGCGGAATGCATGAGGAAGAGTTCGAAGAAGAAGAGCTTGAGTTCTCGGACGAAGACGCGGTAGCTGAAGTTGGCGCGGAAGAAGAGGCGAATGCCGCTGAGCAGTTTACTGAGGCTGAAAGCGAGCATGCTCATGAAGGTCATGATGGCGACATCTCTGCGAGCCACAATGTAGACCCGTTGCCTCCGAGCGGCTTCCGGCTTAAGGATCTTTTTGGTTCGCGTAAGAAAGAGGAAGAAGTTGAGCCTCCTGCGCCTGTGCAGAAGACGGTGACTGCGGTTTCTGCGTATGCTCCCGGTGCGGGATTGGTGGAAGAAGAAGTTATCGAGGATGAGGAGTACGAGTTCACTCCGCTGAAGGCGCATCACGGCGAAGAGCACGATCTCGAAGAGCTGGAAGAAGAGACGCTGCAGCAGCAGATTCGCTCAGGGGCATTGGGCGAGATGTTGCAGGAAGCGCACATGGATCATCGCATCCTGATCGATTCGGATGACGAAGAGGATGCAGAGGAAGAGGGTGCGCCTGCGGTTGGAGGCGGCCGTTCGGCGGCTGCACCGGGTCGGGATCGCGGGGACAGGAGTGGCGGCCGCGGTCGTCGCGGTGGCCGCGGACCGGGCGGAGCTGGTAGCTCCGGTGGTTCGGGCGGCGATGGCCGTCGCGGGCCTTCGCGGCGCTCGGCGCAGACTTCGGACCTGCCGATTATCAGCGATCTGTTGAAGCCGGGGCAGGAGATCCTGGTTCAAATTGCCAAAGAGCCAATCGCCAAGAAGGGCGCGCGGATCACGAGCCATATTGCGCTGCCGGGGCGGTTCCTGGTGTTCATGCCGACGGTCAGCCATATTGGTGTGAGCCGCAAGATTGCTTCGGATGAGGAGCGTCAGCGGCTGAAGCGGATCCTGGTGAGTGAGAAGGGCGATGCGACCGGCGGATTTATTGTTCGCACGGCTGCCGAGGGAGCGACCGAAGAGGAGCTTCGCGCGGATCTGCGGTTCCTGATCAATCTTTGGAACGACATCAAGCAACGCGCGGATACGTCGAAGTCGCCAGCGTTGATCTATCACGATCTCAACCTGATCGAGCGTATTCTGCGCGACCAGGTGAGCGATAACTTCTCGCACATATGGGTTGATTCCGAGGCGGATTACGAGCGGATTGTTCGCTTCCTGAATCGCTTCTCGCCGGACCTGGTGCGGCGTGTGAAGCTGTACACGAAGGAAATTCCGCTGTTTGAGCACTTCGGCATTCAGGATGAGATTTCGAAGGCGCTGCGCTCGAAGGTTTGGCTGAAGAGCGGTGGTTCCATCGTGATCAACCAGACGGAAGCGCTGGTCGCAATCGATATCAACACCGGCAAATATGTGGGCAAGACGGCGCGGCTTGAGGACACGATTCTCAAGACTAACCTGGATTCGATTCCGGAGATTGTGCGGCAGATTCGACTGCGCGATCTTGGCGGCATCATCGTGATCGACTTTATCGATATGGATGAGCGCAAGAATCGTACTCGCGTGATGGCTGCTCTCGAAGAGGCACTGAAGCAGGATCGTGCGCCGACGAAGGTATTGCAGTTCAATGATTTTGGCCTGGTGGCGATTACGCGCAAGCGCGTGAAGCAGTCACTAGAGCGAACTCTCAGTGTGCCGTGCCCTGTTTGCCAGGCGACCGGCATGGTGAAGTCCGCGGCGACGGTTGCCAACGAAATCTACATTGAAGTGCGCAAGATGCGGAAGCATTTTGACCAGACCGAAGTGTTGTTGCGCGTCAATCCTGAGACGGCGAAGGCACTGAAGGCGAACAATGCGCGCTGGTTGACGGAGCTTGAAGATCTCGCGGGCAAGAATGTGTTGATCAAGAGCGATGCAACGCTGCATCCGGAGCAGTTCGATATTCAAGGGTAA
- a CDS encoding M24 family metallopeptidase yields MIYLSRLHPTRISLRIACATMLLFTFFVQHAHALEKQSPSTYHARRVALSQTLQGGVAILFAAEEPLLDFMPYRQDEDFFYLTGWTEPGAALMIVADAASASSPRKYREVLLLPARNLRMEKYTGTKLDAATPNAAQIAGVDEVLPMAELPAELDKLITTDRRIRNQVWTQPLASQAKSLAGWTGTTLGEDAALPEHDVTSLTMQLRMTKDEGELALLKKASDASIAAQRVMMRSARPGVTERAIAGKILAKLMEDGCERPSYAPIVGTGINSTTLHYSDNSATLADGDVMVVDAAGEYSMYASDITRTVPVNGHFTPRQREVYDVVLGAQRAAIAAFVAGKSTINDPYHRDPNSLDTAAWNYINTHGKGLHGEPLSDYWIHGLGHMVGIAVHDPAIYPAVLKPGMVFTIEPGVYIPQEKIGVRIEDVFVVGADGKLLDMIATLPHTADEVEAAMRSDSGDAK; encoded by the coding sequence ATGATCTACCTTTCGCGACTGCATCCGACACGCATATCTCTTCGCATTGCATGTGCCACCATGTTGCTCTTTACATTCTTCGTCCAACACGCGCATGCATTGGAGAAACAATCGCCCTCGACATATCACGCGCGTCGAGTCGCTCTCTCGCAGACGCTGCAAGGTGGAGTCGCCATTCTGTTCGCTGCAGAAGAACCTCTTCTGGACTTTATGCCCTATCGCCAGGATGAAGACTTCTTCTATCTCACCGGCTGGACAGAGCCAGGCGCAGCATTGATGATCGTCGCAGATGCGGCCTCCGCATCCTCCCCACGCAAATATCGCGAAGTCCTCTTACTCCCTGCCCGTAACCTGCGCATGGAAAAATACACCGGCACCAAGCTCGACGCAGCTACTCCCAACGCTGCACAAATCGCAGGCGTCGACGAAGTCTTACCCATGGCTGAATTACCCGCAGAGCTCGACAAACTGATCACGACAGATCGCCGCATCAGGAATCAAGTCTGGACACAGCCACTCGCATCCCAGGCCAAATCCCTGGCTGGCTGGACAGGAACAACGCTTGGCGAGGATGCCGCTCTACCGGAACATGACGTAACAAGCCTCACGATGCAGCTACGCATGACCAAGGATGAAGGCGAGCTTGCATTGCTGAAGAAAGCCAGCGACGCCTCCATCGCTGCTCAACGCGTCATGATGCGCTCCGCCAGGCCCGGCGTTACTGAACGCGCCATCGCAGGCAAGATTCTCGCAAAGCTGATGGAAGACGGCTGCGAACGCCCCTCATACGCTCCCATCGTCGGCACTGGTATCAACTCCACCACACTGCACTACTCCGATAACTCAGCAACACTCGCCGATGGCGATGTCATGGTCGTCGATGCCGCCGGAGAATACAGCATGTATGCCTCAGACATCACGCGCACTGTCCCCGTCAACGGACACTTCACACCACGTCAACGCGAAGTCTACGACGTCGTCCTTGGCGCACAACGCGCTGCAATCGCAGCCTTCGTCGCAGGCAAGTCCACCATTAACGATCCGTATCATAGAGACCCAAACTCACTCGATACCGCTGCGTGGAACTACATCAACACTCACGGCAAAGGCCTGCATGGCGAGCCCCTCAGCGACTATTGGATTCATGGCCTCGGGCACATGGTCGGCATCGCCGTGCATGATCCAGCCATCTATCCCGCCGTGTTGAAACCGGGCATGGTCTTCACCATCGAACCCGGCGTCTATATCCCACAGGAAAAAATCGGCGTGCGCATCGAAGATGTTTTCGTCGTCGGCGCAGATGGCAAACTCCTTGATATGATCGCCACTCTTCCACACACCGCAGATGAAGTCGAAGCAGCCATGCGATCAGACTCTGGCGACGCAAAGTAA
- a CDS encoding porin family protein: MFIHKAASPARRVLYFAFATVCAISVSVFPAMAQTESSHSSNDGFSDGFSHANFSSSTDGLSPAATEGYVAAPPALYGAAERHDVSYGYHDHSWTNRIAFEAGGGFNAPIGNDEPFITWGGNFTVGAGLHLQRHLSLLAEYQFMDNKLPGALISDAGAQGGHAHIWSLTLDPVVDLFPARKNDVYVTGGGGFYRKVTSFTDPEEVIQCYYFCEVGVVDVVVSHFSSNQGGLNFGVGFTRKLSSDSNLKAFAEARYVWINTPGLGEQDGLGTTGLIPVTFGLRW; encoded by the coding sequence ATGTTCATTCACAAAGCTGCGTCGCCTGCGCGACGCGTCCTTTACTTTGCATTCGCAACTGTTTGCGCTATCTCGGTAAGCGTATTTCCAGCGATGGCACAGACGGAATCTTCCCACTCCTCCAACGATGGTTTCAGCGATGGTTTTTCCCACGCGAACTTCTCCAGTTCAACAGATGGTTTGAGCCCTGCAGCGACGGAAGGATACGTGGCTGCTCCTCCTGCGCTTTATGGAGCGGCGGAGCGGCATGATGTCAGCTATGGGTATCACGATCATAGTTGGACTAACCGGATCGCTTTTGAGGCCGGCGGCGGATTCAATGCACCGATCGGCAACGATGAGCCATTCATTACATGGGGTGGCAACTTTACGGTAGGCGCCGGGCTGCATCTGCAGCGTCATTTGAGTTTGCTGGCTGAGTATCAATTCATGGATAACAAGCTGCCTGGCGCACTTATCTCGGATGCTGGCGCGCAAGGCGGGCATGCGCATATCTGGTCGTTGACGCTTGATCCTGTGGTTGATCTTTTTCCTGCGCGCAAGAACGATGTCTATGTGACGGGCGGTGGCGGATTCTATCGTAAGGTCACGAGCTTTACCGATCCTGAGGAAGTTATACAGTGCTATTACTTCTGCGAAGTCGGCGTTGTGGATGTTGTGGTGAGCCACTTCTCCAGCAACCAGGGCGGGTTGAATTTCGGTGTAGGTTTTACGCGCAAGTTGAGCAGCGATAGCAATCTGAAGGCTTTCGCAGAGGCTCGCTATGTGTGGATTAACACGCCGGGACTTGGTGAGCAGGATGGTTTAGGTACGACAGGACTGATTCCGGTTACGTTCGGTCTTCGCTGGTAG
- the neuC gene encoding UDP-N-acetylglucosamine 2-epimerase: MKRRIAVVTTSRADYSHLYWPLFELSRHSEIELGIIALGAHLSPEFGHTIREIEKDGFPIIARIECLISSDTDIGMAKTIGLATLSLADAMGAWRPDLILLIADRYEMLAPASVALALRIPIAHIEGGEVSQGAIDDAVRNSLTKLAHIHFTSTATARRRVISMGEEPWRVHHAGAPSLDHLRRSSLLTQEALEHLLSIDLQQPTILVAYHPVTIHRDTTREADALFAALSRVSEQIIFIYPNSDSGSYELIARTKAFAAERPNTNIFVNLSALTYWSLLRHVNVLVGNSSSGIMETASYALPTVNVGMRQQGRERARNVLDVPANAEDIVAAIEHAQTSEFRDSLAGMTNPYGHGNAAEIIVDILATTPLNSLLIKAPAPISDESKEH, encoded by the coding sequence ATGAAGCGCCGCATCGCAGTAGTCACCACCTCACGCGCAGACTACAGCCACCTCTACTGGCCTCTGTTTGAGTTATCCCGCCATTCAGAGATTGAACTCGGCATCATCGCACTCGGCGCACATCTTTCCCCCGAGTTCGGCCACACCATTCGAGAAATAGAAAAAGATGGCTTTCCCATCATCGCCCGCATAGAGTGCCTCATCAGCTCCGACACAGATATAGGAATGGCCAAAACAATCGGCCTTGCAACACTCAGCCTTGCAGATGCAATGGGCGCCTGGCGGCCGGATCTAATACTGCTGATCGCCGACCGCTACGAGATGCTCGCACCTGCTTCAGTAGCGCTCGCATTGCGTATTCCAATCGCCCACATTGAAGGCGGAGAAGTCAGTCAGGGAGCCATCGACGATGCAGTACGCAACTCCCTCACCAAGCTGGCCCATATCCATTTCACTTCGACAGCAACAGCGCGCAGGCGAGTCATCTCTATGGGCGAAGAGCCCTGGCGCGTACATCACGCAGGCGCTCCATCCCTGGACCATTTGCGGCGCAGCTCGCTATTGACCCAGGAAGCGCTTGAACATTTACTGTCGATCGACCTGCAACAACCAACCATCCTCGTCGCATATCATCCCGTAACCATTCATCGCGATACGACACGCGAAGCCGATGCGCTCTTTGCTGCCCTGAGTCGCGTCTCCGAACAGATTATCTTCATCTATCCCAATTCCGACTCAGGCAGCTATGAATTGATCGCACGTACAAAAGCCTTCGCTGCAGAGCGCCCAAACACAAACATATTTGTGAACCTGAGTGCTCTCACCTATTGGAGCCTGTTACGCCACGTCAACGTACTCGTAGGCAATTCCTCCAGCGGCATCATGGAAACCGCATCCTACGCACTACCCACCGTCAACGTAGGCATGCGCCAGCAAGGCAGAGAACGCGCCCGCAATGTATTAGATGTGCCTGCAAATGCAGAGGACATAGTCGCCGCAATCGAGCACGCGCAAACCTCAGAGTTTCGCGATAGCCTCGCAGGCATGACCAACCCCTACGGACACGGCAATGCCGCAGAAATAATAGTCGATATACTCGCAACCACTCCACTCAATAGCCTGCTCATCAAAGCTCCCGCACCTATCTCGGATGAATCGAAGGAGCACTAA
- a CDS encoding DegT/DnrJ/EryC1/StrS family aminotransferase, which yields MEGALTLRIPLSSPDITDAEIDAVTAVLRTNTLSLGPKLEAFESALASFHQMPHAIAVSSGTAALHLAIHALGIGPGDEVIVPSFTFIAVANAVRYESATPVFVDIDPATLNMDPASVEAAISSRTRAIIIVHNFGVPAEMEALMALARRHHLFVIEDACEAIGATYKNQHVGSFGDISVFAFYPNKQITTGEGGAILTRDSQLADRMRALRNQGRYPSGDWLQHAELGYNYRLSEMACALGIVQLSRLDQILVERQSVAERYDKLLVLNPLIERPPLQIKHRTISWFVYVLRLSSSLPIGTRDILLDIMIKQGIACARYFAPIHLQPAYQSLHQAQHAILPVTESISQRTLALPFFNRLSEDDAESVVSSLTSAIAEVSAGQKE from the coding sequence ATCGAAGGAGCACTAACCCTGCGCATACCGCTCTCATCTCCAGACATTACCGACGCAGAGATCGACGCTGTTACCGCAGTCCTGCGAACCAACACGCTCAGCCTCGGACCGAAGCTCGAAGCATTTGAATCCGCACTGGCATCCTTTCATCAAATGCCGCACGCTATCGCCGTCAGTTCAGGAACAGCCGCTCTACATCTGGCGATTCATGCATTGGGCATCGGCCCCGGCGACGAAGTGATCGTTCCTTCCTTCACCTTCATTGCCGTTGCAAATGCCGTGCGTTATGAAAGCGCCACTCCTGTCTTCGTAGATATAGATCCCGCGACATTGAACATGGACCCGGCATCTGTTGAAGCAGCAATCTCTTCCCGCACTCGAGCCATCATCATCGTTCATAACTTCGGTGTGCCCGCAGAGATGGAAGCACTCATGGCGCTCGCTCGCCGCCACCACCTCTTTGTGATTGAGGACGCCTGCGAAGCCATCGGCGCAACTTACAAGAACCAGCATGTAGGAAGCTTCGGTGATATCTCCGTCTTCGCCTTCTATCCCAATAAACAAATCACAACCGGCGAAGGCGGAGCAATCCTGACGCGCGACTCGCAATTAGCCGATCGCATGCGCGCTCTTCGCAATCAGGGCCGCTATCCATCAGGCGATTGGCTACAACACGCAGAGCTTGGCTATAACTATCGCCTCTCTGAAATGGCCTGTGCGCTGGGCATTGTGCAACTAAGCCGCCTCGATCAAATCCTAGTCGAGAGACAATCCGTAGCGGAGCGCTACGACAAACTCCTTGTCCTGAACCCATTGATCGAACGCCCACCATTACAGATCAAGCACCGCACGATCAGTTGGTTCGTATATGTCCTGCGCTTGTCTTCTTCACTGCCCATAGGCACGCGCGACATCCTTCTCGACATCATGATCAAGCAAGGTATCGCATGCGCCCGATACTTTGCACCCATTCATCTTCAACCTGCATATCAATCGCTGCACCAGGCACAACACGCGATACTTCCCGTCACAGAGTCAATCTCGCAGCGCACACTCGCACTCCCATTCTTCAATCGCCTGTCAGAAGACGACGCAGAATCTGTAGTCTCATCACTTACCTCCGCAATAGCCGAAGTAAGTGCAGGCCAAAAAGAATAG